The genomic stretch TGAGCATCCAAGAGCCAGGGTTGGTCATCTGAGAGCCAGGGTTGAGCATCTAAGAGTCAGGGTTGAGCATCTAAATTGAATTTTTGAACTAAAAACAACAAAAATAACAAAAAAAAGAAAAAAATGGCACAAAGAAACGTTAGCGTAGAAATACCCATCGAAAGTCCTGATGACATGGAAACATTAACCGATGCCGCATTAACAAGGCATGCTGTTCTTGGAGCAGGCAGCCCGCTCACAGGAGAAGTGGACATGGTTTTGCTGGCAACCAAGCATGGCATAACGGTTGCCAAAAGAGCGCAGGGCAATGCCGCGCAAGCAAATTCGGAAGCCGACATGCTGGAAGCAAACACGGCAATGGGAACCGCGCCCGGGCAAAATGTGGATACTGCCGGCACGGTGTATCACTTAACCGCTATGATACGCGACCGCCTGCTGTTTGTTCATGCCGATTTAGAAGAAGAACTTGAAAAATACGGTTTCAATGTGGTCATCAGCAATGCGGGCGGAATAAAAAACGTATCGGTTGAAATACCCATCTTCGAATATCAGAAAATGGAAAAGTTAGCCAAGAATATTCTTGACCGCCACGCTGCGCTGGGTGCAGGCAGCCCGCTCACCGGGCAGGTGGATATGACCTTGTATTCAACCCAGCTTGCCACCGCCAAAACCAAACGCAAGAGTTCGCAGCAGCAGCACGGAAGCGCCCAGCCCCTCATGCAGGCAGCCGACACCGCGCTGGGAACTGAAGCAGGGCAAACGAGCAAAACCAAAGGAACGGTTTACAACCTCATTACCCGTGTGCGCGACCGGCTGCTGTTTGTTCACAACGGCTCGGAGGAAGAACTCAGCACCTATGGTTTTAATGTGGTAATCACCGAAGGGCGCGATAACAGCGTGCCGCCCACCGGAACGTTTACGGCAAACCCAACGGCTATCACGGCAGGGCAATCATCTACACTAACAAGAAACATCAGCGGCTCGGTGAGCCAGAGCATTGAACCCGGCATTGGCGAAGTAACTCCCGTGGGCACCACGCAGGTAACTCCTGCTGTAACCACCACCTATACGCTCAAAGCCATTGCCGAAGATGAATCCACCTTAACCATTACCGCGCCCGTGAGCGTGGGCGATGTGCAGCCACCGCCTGCCCCGTAACGAATGTATCGGGGACACAACCGTAAAAAAAAATAAGCCCTAACCCTAATCATTTTTATATGAAAATATTTCCAGATAATATCAGCACCTACGGGCAGGAGATAGATGATTTATTTTATCTCATATTGATTTTTGTCAGCATAGCATTTTTAATCAGCATTATTGCGCTGCTCATTCCTCTTTTCCGAAAAAGAGAAAAGGCAGCTTATTTTACAGGAGACAAATGGGTTCATTTGAAATGGGTGGCACTGCCGTTAACGCTTCTCGCCATCAGCGATTTTATCATTCTTGCAAAAGAGCACGGCACATGGGCAAGGATTGAAGAACAAATTCCTCAGGCAGATGTTCACATTGGCATAATCGGCAGGCAATGGAATTGGGTTTTTGTTTATCCGGGGCAGGATAATGAACTGAATACTTCTGATGATATTGTGGTGGACGAGCAGAACAGCGAACTGCACGTGCCGGTGAATAAAAATATTGTCATTGATATTAGGGCAAAAGATGTGCTTCACACTGTTACCATTCCTGTTTTGCGATTTAAGCAGATGGCAATTCCCGGCAGAACTATTATGAAATGGTTTCAGGCAACAAAGCCGGGGAAATATGAAATTCAATGTTCAGAAATCTGCGGGCTGCTTCATTCAAGGATGAGAAACTTTTTGGCAGTGGAAGATGAAAATGATTATAAAAAATTTCTTTCAGAATTGTATCAGCAAAATAAACAGCTCGAAAATTCATTAGTCAGTTCAAAATAATTTTTATATGAATCATACAAAACAAAACTTCTGGACAAAATATGTTTTCGCAACCGATCATAAAGTAATCGGTAAGCAATACATCATAACCGGATTGATTATGGCTCTGGTGGGCGGTTATCTCTCCTATGTTTTCAGAATGCAGCTTGCTTATCCGGGGCAATCCATTCCGCTCTATGGAGACATGGGACCTCAGCAATACAACGCATTTATCACCCTGCACGGAATGATTATGTTCTTTTGGTTTGCAATGCCGATTCTTCTCGCAGGTTTCGGCAACCTGTTTATTCCACTGATGATAGGAACAGACGATATGGCATTCCCTACCGTGAATATGATTTCGTTCTGGATATTTTTTGTCTCCACCATTGTTTTGATGGTTTCCTTTTTTCTTCCCGGAGGCGCAGCAGCGGGTGGGTGGACCATGTATCCTCCGCTTTCCATAACGGCACACCAACCTACCTTCTGGGGCTCTTTTTTTACAGGACAAACATTTCTCCTTCTTGCAGTTGCGCTTGAATTTGTTTCCATGCTCATGGGAGGAATAAATTTTTTGACCACCACCATTAACAAACGCGCACCGGGAATGACGGCATTTCGTTTACCTATTTATGTATGGTTTGCAAATCTTGCAGGTATAATTTTTATGTTTTCTGTGGGACCTCTTATTGCAGGAGCTTTTATGATGCTGTTGGATATTAATATGGGAACAGGATTTTATGACCCTTACCGCGGAGGCGACCCGATTTTATTTCAGCACCTGTTTTGGTTTTTCGGGCACCCTGAAGTATATGTTTTACTGCTCCCTTCGCTGGGAGTAACAGCCGAAATCATTTCAACATTTTCACGCAAACCGATTTTCGCTTATAAAACTATTATCTACATGGCGCTGATTGCTTCTGTTCTTTCTGTGATTGTTTGGGCGCATCATCAGTTTATTTCAGGCATTGACCCAAGGATGGCGACATTTTTCAGTGTGGGAACAATTTTGATTTCTATTCCGTTTGCAGCAATAATTCTTTCTTACTTAGCCACCCTTTGGGGCGGTTCCATCCGTTTAAAAATGCCGATGATATGGACCATTGCTGGCATTGGTTCTTTTTTAATAGGAGGATTGACAGGACTTTTTCTTGGTTCCGATACGTTTGACATCTATGCACACGATACCTACTTCGTAATTGCGCATTTTCATTATGTGCTGATTCCTGTTGTGATATTCGGAACTTTCGCAGCTATTTATTATTGGTATCCGAAATATTTTGGCAGAATGCTCAACGAGAAGATTGGAAAAATCCATTTCTGGCTGACCTTCCTTTCATTCCATGCGTTTGCTTTTCCGCTTTTCTTTTCAGGGCTTCAGGGCGAACACAGAAGAATTGCCGACTATTCCAGTTTTGATTCGCTCATGACTCTTCCTATTCAACATATTCGGATTATATCCACCATTGCAACCATTATACTTATTTCTTCTCAACTGCTTCTCATCATCAATGTTTTCTGGAGTTACAGAAAAGGAAAAGTGGCAGGCAGAAATCCATGGGAGGCAAACACGCTTGAATGGCAGACAGATTCTCCTCCACAGCACGGAAACTTTGAAGTGTATCCGGAAGTGTATCGAGGCGCTTATGAATACAGTTTGCCTGACAGGACAGAAGATTTTTATCCACAAAACGAAAAATAAAAAACTATGAGCACAACAACTATTTCCATTCCCTCCATCAAAGATGTTCCGCAAGGGCGGCTCGGTGTATGGGTTTTGATTGCAGGCGAACTGATTATTTTCGGAGGCCTTATCGCCTGTTACATTTTATACCGCTTGCGCTATCCCGAATGGGGAGAGCAGGCAGCGCATACTTCCACTCCGCTGGGAGCATTGAATACCATCGTGCTTCTCACGAGCAGTTTTACAGTTGTTATGTCGCATACGGCATCTATCAAAAAGCAGTTGAATAAAATTGTGCTCTGGATGAGCGCCACCATCGGATTAGGATTAATGTTTCTGGTTGTGAAATCAATTGAATACACCAATGAAATCAGTCATGGTTTTACACTCACAAGTCCATCGCTTGTCGCAAAAGGAGAATCGGTTGGCGCAAACTTCTGGTCATTTTATTATCTCGCAACAGGATTGCATGCGTTACATGTGATAGTGGGAATGCTCATTTTGTTTATCGTTATGATGGGAGCGCGCAAAGGAAAAAACCTTCACCGCGTGGAACTTGGAGGAATGTACTGGCACATGGTGGATATTATATGGATATTTCTGTTTCCACTATTGTATCTCGCAAAATAAAAAGCCCATCCCTACCCTTCCCAAAGGGAAGGGTAATTAGATTGGAATTAAAAAGTAAAAACTATAAAAAAGTAAAAACATAAGAAACAACACCCCTTCATTCTCCCCCTTTGGGGGAGTTAGAGGGGGCTAAACAAAAAACTATGAATCACTCAATCACAAACCAGCCGCCCGGAAAAGCATTTCCTGATGAACAGGATTATCACGGGCATCCTAATTACGGAAAAATATTTTTGTCTCTTCTTGTACTGATGGGGGCGAGTTTGGTAGTAGGATATTTTACTTCTCCCATGATCGGAGTAAGCTTAATATTTCTTGTTGCGCTGATAAAAGCAGGGCTTGTAGTAGGAAATTTCATGCATCTTAAATTTGAACCAATACTGATTTTGGTAGTGGTATTGGTTGTGGTTTTTATTCTTGCTTCGTTTTTCTGGGGAGTGTTCCCCGATATTACATTAATAACCCGTGATGTTGTAAAATAAAAGCCCATCCCTAACCATTCCCAAAGGGAAGGGGAAACAAAAACAAATTGAAAATGCAAACGGAAATAGTTACAAAAAATAAATTATACTCTCTCCCCTTTGGGGAGAGGCGGAGAGGGGCTTTAATTTCTGACGGAGCAATAGGAATGTCTTTGCTCATTGCAACAGAGTTAATGTTCTTTGCGGGATTAATCAGCGCGTATCTTGTGAACAAAGCGGGTGCCTCGTGGCCCCCATACGGGCAGCCAAGATTACCGATTGAAATAACTGCAATGAACACATTCATTCTGCTTCTTAGTTCAGTTACTCTTTACTTCTTTCGAAAAAAATATGCAGAAGGAAACGAAAAAAAATTATTGATAGTTACCCTGTTGTTAGGATTTGCTTTCGTTACCATACAGGGAATAGAATGGGTAAAACTTTTACAATTCGGGCTGACCACCACCTCCAGTTTATACGGTGCATTTTTCTATACGCTGATAGGCGCACATGGATTTCATGTAATTGTTGGACTTTGCATTCTTCTTTACATTTTACTTTCAGTCAATAAAAAATCGCCCAACGAAAAATTACTCAATAGAATATCAGCATGCAGTATGTACTGGTATTTTGTTGTTGGA from Bacteroidota bacterium encodes the following:
- a CDS encoding cytochrome c oxidase subunit 3 produces the protein MSTTTISIPSIKDVPQGRLGVWVLIAGELIIFGGLIACYILYRLRYPEWGEQAAHTSTPLGALNTIVLLTSSFTVVMSHTASIKKQLNKIVLWMSATIGLGLMFLVVKSIEYTNEISHGFTLTSPSLVAKGESVGANFWSFYYLATGLHALHVIVGMLILFIVMMGARKGKNLHRVELGGMYWHMVDIIWIFLFPLLYLAK
- a CDS encoding heme-copper oxidase subunit III; the encoded protein is MQTEIVTKNKLYSLPFGERRRGALISDGAIGMSLLIATELMFFAGLISAYLVNKAGASWPPYGQPRLPIEITAMNTFILLLSSVTLYFFRKKYAEGNEKKLLIVTLLLGFAFVTIQGIEWVKLLQFGLTTTSSLYGAFFYTLIGAHGFHVIVGLCILLYILLSVNKKSPNEKLLNRISACSMYWYFVVGIWPVLYILVYLS
- a CDS encoding cytochrome C oxidase subunit IV family protein, producing the protein MNHSITNQPPGKAFPDEQDYHGHPNYGKIFLSLLVLMGASLVVGYFTSPMIGVSLIFLVALIKAGLVVGNFMHLKFEPILILVVVLVVVFILASFFWGVFPDITLITRDVVK
- a CDS encoding cbb3-type cytochrome c oxidase subunit I, with the protein product MNHTKQNFWTKYVFATDHKVIGKQYIITGLIMALVGGYLSYVFRMQLAYPGQSIPLYGDMGPQQYNAFITLHGMIMFFWFAMPILLAGFGNLFIPLMIGTDDMAFPTVNMISFWIFFVSTIVLMVSFFLPGGAAAGGWTMYPPLSITAHQPTFWGSFFTGQTFLLLAVALEFVSMLMGGINFLTTTINKRAPGMTAFRLPIYVWFANLAGIIFMFSVGPLIAGAFMMLLDINMGTGFYDPYRGGDPILFQHLFWFFGHPEVYVLLLPSLGVTAEIISTFSRKPIFAYKTIIYMALIASVLSVIVWAHHQFISGIDPRMATFFSVGTILISIPFAAIILSYLATLWGGSIRLKMPMIWTIAGIGSFLIGGLTGLFLGSDTFDIYAHDTYFVIAHFHYVLIPVVIFGTFAAIYYWYPKYFGRMLNEKIGKIHFWLTFLSFHAFAFPLFFSGLQGEHRRIADYSSFDSLMTLPIQHIRIISTIATIILISSQLLLIINVFWSYRKGKVAGRNPWEANTLEWQTDSPPQHGNFEVYPEVYRGAYEYSLPDRTEDFYPQNEK